A segment of the Candidatus Alcyoniella australis genome:
CGGTCTGCTCGATGATCCCGCGGATGTATTTGCCGCCAGGTCCGATTACGTCGCGAATGCGGTCGGGGGAGATGTAGAGGATCGTGAAGCGCGGAGCGTGCTCGCTCAGTTCGCTACGCGGCTGCGGCAGCGCATCGAGCATTTTGCCCAAGATGTGCTTGCGGCCGTCGCGCGCCTGATACAGCGCCTTGCGCAGCAGTTCCTCGCTGACCACCGGAATTTTGATGTCCATCTGCAGGGCGGTGATGCCGTCCATGCTGCCGGTGACCTTGAAGTCCATGTCGCCCAGGTGGTCCTCGTCGCCCAAGATGTCCGAAAGGATCATCGTGCGCTCGCCGTCGGTCACCAGACCCATCGCGATGCCGGCCACCGGGTGGCTGATCGGCACGCCCGCGTCCATCAGCGAGAGGACCCCGCCGCAGACCGTGGCCATCGATGAGGAACCGTTGCTCTCTAGTACTTCACTGACGATGCGGATCGTGTAGGGGAAGCTGTCTACGTCGGGCAGCACCATCTTAATTGCCCGTTCGGCCAGCGCGCCGTGGCCGATCTCGCGCCGGCTGGGCCCGCGCAACATCCGCACCTCGCCCACGCTGAACGGCGGGAAGTTGTAGTGCAGCATAAAGTTCTTTTTCGACTCGCCGGAAAGGCCTTCGACGCGCTGTACGTCGCCGCCGCTGCCCAGCGTGGTGGTGACCAGCGCCTGGGTCTCGCCGCGGGTGAACAGCGCCGAGCCGTGGGTTCGGCACAGCAGGCCCACTTCGCAGGTGATCTCACGGATGTCCTCGGGACCGCGACCGCCGATACGTCGGCTGGTGGAGAGCATCTGCTCGCGGACGATCTGCTTGTGCAGGCTGGAGAAGGCTTCCAGCACGTCGGCGGCGGGAGTCTCCTCGCCCAGCTCGGCAAGAGCCTGCTCAAGCACTTCCGCACGCGCCGCGTCCATTGCATGGTAGCGGGGGAGCTTTTCGTTGATCGCCACCGCCGCCTTGATCTTTTCAGGGGCGAGTTGCGCGACCTTATCCAGAATCTGTTGGTCGATCTGGTGCACCTCGAACGCGCGCTTGGACCTTCCGGCCTGCTCGCACAGCTCCTGCTGCATATCCAGCAGCGGCTGCATCTCCTTGTGCGCGAACAGCAGGGCGTCGGCCATCTCGTCCTCGGAGAGCATCGATGCCCGGCCCTCGACCATCACCAGCCCCTCGCGGCGGCCGGCGACGATGATGTCGATGTCGGACTGCTCGGACTGCTCTAAGGTCGGGTTGCAGACCATTTCGCCCTCAACGCGCCCTACGCGCACTCCGGCGATCGGCCCGTCAAAGGGGATGTCCGAAATCGTCAGCGCGGCGCTGGCAGCGGTGATCGCCAGCACGTCGGATTCGTTCTGCTTATCGGCGCTAAGCACATTGGCGATAATCTGAATGTCGAATTTGTAGCCCTTGGGGAACAAGGGGCGCATCGGTCGATCGATCAACCTGCTGGTCAGCACCTCTTTTTCAGTGGGCCGACCCTCGCGCTTGAAAAATCCGCCGGGGATTTTGCCGGCGGCGTAGTTGTTCTCCTGATAATCGCAGACCAGGGGCAGGAAGTTTTGCCCTTCACGCGCCTTATGTGAAGACGTTGCAGTCACCAGAACCTGTGTTTCACCGTGCTGGATCAGCACGGCGCCGTCAGCCTGCTTGGCCATTTTGCCGGTCTGCAGGATGAGCGTACGTCCAGAAAATTCTTGTTTGATCTCTTTAATGTCCATTTGCATGGCCTTTCTTCAGACCAGGGTCGGGAGCACACGGGGCCTGTTCGCTTTTATGCTTTTGGCCCGCTGTAGTCCCGTCTCGCCTATTTACGGATTCCAAGCTCGGCAATGAGCTTGCGATAGCGTTCGATATCCTTCTCTTTGAGGTAGTTCAAAAGCCGGCGACGCTGGCTAACGATCTTGAGCAGCCCTCTGCGACCGTGGTGATCCTTCTTGTGAGTCTTAAAATGCTCGGTCAAGTAGATGATCCTGTTAGTCAACAGAGCGACTTGCACCTCGGGTGAGCCGGTATCATTCTCGTGTAGTTTATGTTTCTCGATAATACTTTTCTTCTCGTCGGTCTGCAGGGTCATTTAACTTAGCCTCCTATGGACGAAAAGTGCGCAGATGCTAGCACGGGCTAATGTGCTAAGTAAAGGAGTTATCCCGC
Coding sequences within it:
- the pnp gene encoding polyribonucleotide nucleotidyltransferase; translation: MQMDIKEIKQEFSGRTLILQTGKMAKQADGAVLIQHGETQVLVTATSSHKAREGQNFLPLVCDYQENNYAAGKIPGGFFKREGRPTEKEVLTSRLIDRPMRPLFPKGYKFDIQIIANVLSADKQNESDVLAITAASAALTISDIPFDGPIAGVRVGRVEGEMVCNPTLEQSEQSDIDIIVAGRREGLVMVEGRASMLSEDEMADALLFAHKEMQPLLDMQQELCEQAGRSKRAFEVHQIDQQILDKVAQLAPEKIKAAVAINEKLPRYHAMDAARAEVLEQALAELGEETPAADVLEAFSSLHKQIVREQMLSTSRRIGGRGPEDIREITCEVGLLCRTHGSALFTRGETQALVTTTLGSGGDVQRVEGLSGESKKNFMLHYNFPPFSVGEVRMLRGPSRREIGHGALAERAIKMVLPDVDSFPYTIRIVSEVLESNGSSSMATVCGGVLSLMDAGVPISHPVAGIAMGLVTDGERTMILSDILGDEDHLGDMDFKVTGSMDGITALQMDIKIPVVSEELLRKALYQARDGRKHILGKMLDALPQPRSELSEHAPRFTILYISPDRIRDVIGPGGKYIRGIIEQTGVKIEVEDDGKVTIFSADVNSAHEAEKLVREHAAEVEVGTIYLGLVKRVTDFGAFVEVIPPSTDGLVHISELADHRIQSVTDVTHEGEELLVKVIDVDKNGRIRLSHREVMNEDPEKYRRK
- the rpsO gene encoding 30S ribosomal protein S15, whose translation is MTLQTDEKKSIIEKHKLHENDTGSPEVQVALLTNRIIYLTEHFKTHKKDHHGRRGLLKIVSQRRRLLNYLKEKDIERYRKLIAELGIRK